In the genome of Acidobacteriota bacterium, the window CGCGGCCGAGGCCGTCGCGGGAGGCGCGGCCTTCTCCTCGGCGCGCGCGGGCGGAGCGAGAAGCGCCGCGAGCGCGAGAACGGACGCGACGACCGCGCCGGACGCCCTGACGCGCCGGAAGATCGCCATCGCCGCGAGAGCCGCGAGGGCGATCCCGCCGGAGACGAGCCACGAGAGATGCGCGAAGCCGTTCAGCGCGGCCTGCAGAAGGACTGCGATCGTGAAGTCGAACGCGGAGTGCTTCCACTTCAGGCGGCGCAGGATCGTGACCGCGATCCCGATCCCGAGGATCCAGAGCGCCGCGGTGCGCGCAATCGTGTTCGCGAGGACGGGATCGGCGGTCGGGTCCTTGCCTTTCGGAACCGTCACGCCGAGGTCCCACGCTTTGAGCGTCAGGAACCCGAGGAAGAGGATGCCCGCGACGCCAAGATCCGTGAAGAGCGGGCTGGGCTTTCCCTTCGCCGCGTTGCGGTCGAGAGCCGGGATGAAGAACGCGATGCCCATGAGGACCGTCGCGAGCAGGAGACAGGCCTGCGGCCCCTCCATCCCGAGGAAGTGCGCCGGGAACTCCTTGAGCATCTGGTAGACCCACAGGAAATACCACTCGGGCTTGATGCCGGGATAAGCGGGCTTGAGCGGGTTCGCCTTCTCGCCCAGCTCCCACTCTGCGCCCGGGATGCCGGGGCCGAACGGCAGGACGACCGCGAGAAGCGCGAGGACGTTCAGGACGATGACCCACAGGAGCAGGTCGCGCAGCGCGAAATTCGGGAAGAACGGCATCCCGCGCTTCTTGACGAGCGGCGCGTGCCCGTCCTCCATCGGCTCGGCCATGCCTTGGCGCTGGATGAAGAGGAGGTGGCCGCCGATGAGGCCGGCCATCACGAGCGGCAGGATGCAGACGTGCAGGGCGAAGAAGCGGTAGAGCGTCTGCACGGAGACTTCCTCGCCGCCGCGCAGGACGCGCAGGAGCCACGGCCCCACGACGGGCACGGCCTTCACGGAGTCCGTGCCGACGGCCGTCGCGAAATAGCTCAGCTCGTTCCACGGGAGGAGATAGCCCGAGAAGCCGAACCCGAGGACGAGCCCGAGCATCGCGAAGCCCGAGTACCACGTCAGCTCGCGCGGCTTGCGGTAGGCCTTCACGAACAGGACGCTGAACAGGTGCGCGAGGACCGAGAGGCTCATGAGGTGCGCCGACCAGCAGTGGATTGACCGGATGAGCCAGCCGAACGGGACGCGGCCCACGAGGACCTTCATCGACTCGTAGGACGTGTTCTCACCGACCTGGTAGTTCATGAGGAGGAGGATCCCCGTGCCGATCTGGACGACGAAGAGGAAGAGCGAGAGACCGCCGAGGTAGTACCAGAGGATCGAGTGGGCGACGGGCACTTCCTTGTGCGAGAGGAAGTCGACGAGGCCGGAGAGCTTGAAACGTTCGTCGATCGCCTCCCAGGCGCGAACGGCGAGGTTGCGGGGGGCGGGCGTGGCGCTCACGCGGCGCTCCCGCGCGAGACCGTCACGGCGCCCTTGAGGTCGCCCTCCACGTTGAAGGCGGCGAGGGGGCGCGGCGGGGGCCCCGAGATCACGCGGCCGTCCATCGCGAACTTCCCGTTGTGGCAAGCGCACCAGACGATGCCGTCGGCCGGCACGAACTGCACCGTGCAGCCCTCGTGCGTGCACTTGGCCGACATGGCCCGGAGCTTCTGGTCCTTGTCCTTGAGGAGGAGGACCCGGTCGGTGCCGAGGCGCGCGATGAGGAACCCGTTGTTCCCGAGCTCCGTCTTCTGCGCGTCCGTGAGCGTGACCTTGTTGGCGCCCCCGCCGTCCTTGAGGGGCGTCAGGTACCGCAGGACCGGATAGACGACCGCGGCCGCCCACGCCACGAAGCTCGTGCCGAGAAGCGCGTCGATCCAGCGGCGGCGCGATACGCCGGCATCCGGCTCACGAGACAGGCTGCTTTCCACCGTTCCTCCCGATCCCCCGTGGATGACGTGAATGCCCCAATTCCGCGTCCGCGTCTCGAACGCGCACACGGAAGCCTGATCTCGTTGTTGGGGGCGATGCTGCGTCCGAGGCTGGTTTTCGGCCATGATGCGATTGCTTCAAATCCTCGGCCGACCGCCCTAGACTCGATCCCATGCTTCTCGCGCCCGTCCTCCTGGCCGCCGCAGTCACCTCCCTGCCGTCTGCAGCTCCCGCGGCCGCGGGCCTGTCCGCGGGTCGCCTCTCGAATCTTGACGCCGTCATTTCGGATTCGATCGCGAAAAAAGAATGTCCGGGCGCCGTCGTGCTCGTAGGGCGACACGGCAAGGTCGTGTACCGCAAGGCGTACGGGAACCGCGCGGTCGTCCCCGCGCCCGAGCCGATGACTGCGGACACCGTCTTCGACCTGGCCTCGCTCACGAAGGTCGTCGCCACGGCGACGAGCGTCATGGCGCTCGTCGAGGACGGAAGGGTCCGCCTGCAGGACCGCGTGGCGAAGCACATCCCCGAGTTCGCCTCCGGCGGCGGCGCCCGCGACCAGGTGACGGTCGAGCAGCTCCTGACGCATCGGGCCGGGCTGGTCGCCGACGACCCGATGGCTCTCTATTCGGGATCAAGAGAAGAGATCTTTGAAAGGAAATACAGGCAGCCGCTCGTCGCGGCGCCCGGTTCGAAATTCCTGTACTCGGACGTCGGGTTCGAGGTGCTCGGAGAGATCGTCCGAAGAGTGTCCGGTCTTCCTCTCGACGAATACGCGAAGAAGCGCGTCTTCGCGCCCCTCGCAATGAAGGAAACCGGCTTCCTTCCGCTCTCCCCCTCTTCACCTTCAAAGAAATCTCCTTCTTCTCTTTCCCTTCCCCTCTCCCGCATCGCCCCGACCGAGAGAATCAACGGCGAGATCCGCCGCGGCGCCGTGCACGACCCTCGCGCGTACGCGCTCGGCGGCGTGGCAGGGCACGCGGGCCTCTTCTCGACGGCCGACGACCTCGCGCGCTTCTGCGTTGCGATGCTGAGGGGCGGCGGCGGCGTTCTTTCGCCGGCCGGCGTCGCCTCGATGATGCGCCCGCGCTTCTACGGAGACGGCGTCCTCCGCGGCCTCGGCTGGGACGTCGGCTCGAGCTACTCCACGAACCGCGGCGACCTGTTCCCGCTCGGCTCGGTCGGGCACACAGGCTGGACCGGGACTTCGATGTGGCTCGACCCGGCGACGGACACGTTCGTGATCCTCCTGACGAACCGCAACCACCCCGACGAGTCCGGCAACGTCGTCGCGCTGCGCGGCAAGGTCGCGACGGTCGTCGCGGCCGCGATCACGGACAGAAAACCGGAAGAGCTTCGAAAGGCTTCGGAGGAGACCGCGCTCCTTGCGGCCTTCGGCGCAACGAACCAGTCTTCAAGGAGCACGAGCGCGCCTTCGGCGCCTGCTTCGAAGGTGAATGGGGCTGCGGCGGCGCCGCCGCGCGTCGTGGGGCAGGTCCGGCCGGGCATCGACACACTCGAAGAAAATTCCTTCAGGCAGCTTTCCGGGATGCGCATCGGTCTGCTGACCAACCACACAGGGATTACCCGTGACGGTCGCTCGACGATTGACGTGCTCTCCTCGGGGAAGGCTCGCGCCGCGGGAGTCACCCTTTCGAAGCTCTTCTCTCCGGAGCACGGAATTCGCGGGGCGCTGGACGAGAAGGTTTCGGACTCCGTCGACGAGAAAACCGGCCTGCCCGTCCGTTCGCTCTACGGCGAGACGCCGGAGTCGCGCCGACTGCGCCCCGACGACCTCGCGGGTCTCGACGCCATCGTCGTGGACCTGCAGGACGCGGGCTGCCGCTTCTACACGTACCTCACGACGCTCGGCTACGTCCTCGAGGAGGCCGCCAAGGCGAAGGTGAAGGTCGTCGTCCTCGACCGGCCGAACCCGATCCGCGCGGACGTCTCGGAAGGGCCGCCCGCCGACGCGGACGCGCTCACGTTCGTCGCGTACCACCCGATCCCGATCCGAACGGGTATGACCATCGGGGAGCTCGCCGCGCTCTTCAACGCCGAAAAGAAGATCGGCGCGGACCTGACCGTCGTGAAGCTGGCCGGCTACTCGCGCGACCTCTGGTACGACGAGACGGGCCTCCCGTGGGTGAACCCGTCGCCGAACCTGCGCTCCGTCACCGAGGCCGCCCTCTACCCCGGCGTCGGGCTTCTCGAGACGACGAACGTCTCCGTCGGCCGCGGCACGGACACGCCGTTCGAGCAGTTCGGCGCGCCGTGGATGGACGGGCCGCGTGTCGCGGCCACGCTGAACGCGCGTGGGATTCCGGGCGTGCGCTTCACGGCCGTCCGGTTCACGCCGTCCTCGTCCGTCTTCAAAGGCGAGAGCTGCTCGGGCGTCCGCATCACGGTCGTGAACCGCGACGCGGTGAACGCCGTCGCCCTCGGCTTCCATGCTGCGACGGCGCTCCGCGACCTGCACCCGAAGGACTGGAAGTCCGACCGTTTCAGCCGCCTCCTCGTGAACGCCGCCGCTCTCGCCCGCTTCCAGCGCGGCGAGACGGCCGGCGAGATCACGGGAGCGTGGGCGGCCGGCGCGATGGAGTTCGAGAAACGCCGGGCCGCCTTCCTGCTCTACTGACCTACTTCGTCCCCTTCAGGTTCTGCTCGAAGAAGCGGATCACGTGCCCCATCGAAAGCACCTGGTTCGCGCGCTTGCTCGCGCCGTGGCCTTCGTCCGCGAAGAGGATGAGCGGCGCGGGGATGCCGCGCTTCTCGAGGAGGTCGTGGACCTGAATCGCCTCCCCCGCCGGCACGCGCGGGTCGTTCACGCCCTGGATCACGAGGAGCGGCGCCTTCACGCGGTCGAGGTACGTCACGGGGCTGAGCTTCTTCAGGGCATCGGCGTCCTTGTCGGGGTCGCCGTACTCCGAGATGCGCAGGATCCGACGGTACGGCGCCGTGTTGCGAAGAAACGTCTCGAGGTTCGAGATGCCGACCTCCGCCGCGCCCGCGTCGTACGTCCCGGCGAACATCGTCATCGCGACGAGCGTCGCGTACCCGCCGTAGCTGCCGCCCGTGACGCCCACTTTCGGCGCCTTCCCGTTGCGGCCCCAGTTCGCGCGGATCCACTTCCCGGCGTCGTCGATGTCCGAGATCACGTCGAGGCGCTTCGGCCCGTTGTCGGCGTCCAGCCACGTCTTGCCGTAGCCGTCGCTCCCGCGCACGTTCGGCTCGACGTAGACGAAGCCCGCGTCGACGAACATCTGCGCGTACGGCGAGAAGCCGGGCGTCGCCTGCGCCTCCGGCCCGCCGTGGAACTCGACGATCACGGGGCACGGATCCTGAGCGGCGTTCTCCCCCGGCGCGCAGCCCTTCGGAAAGCGCACGAACATCGGGATCTTCGTGCCGTCCTTCGCCGGGTACGTCATGAGTTTCGCGGAGACGAACGCCGGGAGATCGACTTCGGGCGCCGACGGGAGGACCCACTGCGTGAGGATCTTCTTTTCCCAGTCCCAGACGTAGCTCGTGCGCGGGGCCTGGGCCGTCTCGACGCCGATCGTGACGAAGCGCCCGTCCGGCGTGGCCGAGCCCGCGTAGACCTGGTCGGCGTCCTTCGGGAGCGGGAGATCCACCGGGGCAAACGTCTTCGCGTCGAGGACCTTAAGGCGCGAGTACCCGCCGTCGTTGAGCGAGGCGTAGACGTGGCGGCGCGGGAGGTCGATCGAGAACCCCGCGACGTCCATCCCGGCCGGAGCGAGAACCTCGACGAAGCTCTTCGCCGTCGCGTCGCCGCCTTTCTTCCAGCGGTAGAGGCGCCGGAAGTCCGAGAACTTGTTCGTCCGGACGAGGAGCTCGTCCGGCTGGGCCGCGTACGCCGCGTCCCACTCCGTCGCCTCGCCCGCACCGAGAAGCGGCGTGAACGCCTTCGTCGCGGGCACGTACTCGGCGTACTCGGTCGAGAACGAGCCCGTCGCCTTCACGAGCAGGAGGCGCAGGCCGGCGCCCGTCCCCGCGTGATCCGCGACCGCCCAGAGGCCCTTCTCCCCGAAGACGAGCGTCTTCGTCCCCGACGCGAGGTCGTAGCGGTAGATCGCATAGCTGTCGGCCGCGACGTCGTTCGCGTGGAAGTAGAGGTCCTTCCCGTCCTCCGAGACGAAGTCGAGGAACGTCTGGACCTTCTCCGTCTTCTGGACCGTCTTCAGCGCCCCGCCGCCGGCCGGCTGCAGGTAGAGGCCGGGATTCTCCTGTCCGCCGACGTCGCGCGACAGGACGAGCCACTTGCCGTCCGGCGTGACCGCGTCGATCGACGTCCGGTCCTCGCCGCCCGTCATCTGCACGGGGAACGCCTTCGGGGCGTTCAGGCGGAAGACCTGCGACGTGCCCGTGATGCGCCAGCCGAAATAGAGGCTCGAGCCATCCGGCGAGACGATGCCGAGGCCGGGCGAGCGGACGTCGAGCATCGTCTGGATGCGCCGCGAGACTGCCCCGTCCAGAGGAGGCGCCGCGTACTTCGCGACGACGGAGGCCGGAACGCTCTCGGCGCCGTGGCCGGAATAGCCGGGCTGCTGGGAAAACGCGGAAGACGAACCCCCGGCGGCAAGAAGCGCGACGAGAACGGCCGCGGCGCGAACACCCTTCATAGAGATCTCCTTAGAAGGTAATACGGTCGGCCCCGCAGCAGGTTTCGGCGGAGCGCGCACTCCGCCGCCCACTCCCCTCTTACCCTTCTAAGAAATCCCCCGGGCGCGAAGCGCGCCGCGCCGTCAGCCTCCGAGCTTCGCCCGGATGGCCTCGACGCGCTTGCGGTTCACGCCGAGGTCCGAACGCCCGACGCGCGAGGCCGAGCGGACGTTCACGACCTTCGCGGCCTCGTCCACCTCGAGCTCCACGTCGTCCACGAAGCCGAACAGCGCGCTCTTGAAGGTCAGGCGGACGTACCCCGGCGCCTCCTCCGCGACCCTCGTCCGGGGGAA includes:
- a CDS encoding DUF1499 domain-containing protein — encoded protein: MSRLSPCPATPNCVLSTATDEAHRIAPFPFTGPAADALARVKAAALSFPRTRVAEEAPGYVRLTFKSALFGFVDDVELEVDEAAKVVNVRSASRVGRSDLGVNRKRVEAIRAKLGG
- a CDS encoding DUF1343 domain-containing protein, with product MLLAPVLLAAAVTSLPSAAPAAAGLSAGRLSNLDAVISDSIAKKECPGAVVLVGRHGKVVYRKAYGNRAVVPAPEPMTADTVFDLASLTKVVATATSVMALVEDGRVRLQDRVAKHIPEFASGGGARDQVTVEQLLTHRAGLVADDPMALYSGSREEIFERKYRQPLVAAPGSKFLYSDVGFEVLGEIVRRVSGLPLDEYAKKRVFAPLAMKETGFLPLSPSSPSKKSPSSLSLPLSRIAPTERINGEIRRGAVHDPRAYALGGVAGHAGLFSTADDLARFCVAMLRGGGGVLSPAGVASMMRPRFYGDGVLRGLGWDVGSSYSTNRGDLFPLGSVGHTGWTGTSMWLDPATDTFVILLTNRNHPDESGNVVALRGKVATVVAAAITDRKPEELRKASEETALLAAFGATNQSSRSTSAPSAPASKVNGAAAAPPRVVGQVRPGIDTLEENSFRQLSGMRIGLLTNHTGITRDGRSTIDVLSSGKARAAGVTLSKLFSPEHGIRGALDEKVSDSVDEKTGLPVRSLYGETPESRRLRPDDLAGLDAIVVDLQDAGCRFYTYLTTLGYVLEEAAKAKVKVVVLDRPNPIRADVSEGPPADADALTFVAYHPIPIRTGMTIGELAALFNAEKKIGADLTVVKLAGYSRDLWYDETGLPWVNPSPNLRSVTEAALYPGVGLLETTNVSVGRGTDTPFEQFGAPWMDGPRVAATLNARGIPGVRFTAVRFTPSSSVFKGESCSGVRITVVNRDAVNAVALGFHAATALRDLHPKDWKSDRFSRLLVNAAALARFQRGETAGEITGAWAAGAMEFEKRRAAFLLY
- a CDS encoding cytochrome b N-terminal domain-containing protein — protein: MSATPAPRNLAVRAWEAIDERFKLSGLVDFLSHKEVPVAHSILWYYLGGLSLFLFVVQIGTGILLLMNYQVGENTSYESMKVLVGRVPFGWLIRSIHCWSAHLMSLSVLAHLFSVLFVKAYRKPRELTWYSGFAMLGLVLGFGFSGYLLPWNELSYFATAVGTDSVKAVPVVGPWLLRVLRGGEEVSVQTLYRFFALHVCILPLVMAGLIGGHLLFIQRQGMAEPMEDGHAPLVKKRGMPFFPNFALRDLLLWVIVLNVLALLAVVLPFGPGIPGAEWELGEKANPLKPAYPGIKPEWYFLWVYQMLKEFPAHFLGMEGPQACLLLATVLMGIAFFIPALDRNAAKGKPSPLFTDLGVAGILFLGFLTLKAWDLGVTVPKGKDPTADPVLANTIARTAALWILGIGIAVTILRRLKWKHSAFDFTIAVLLQAALNGFAHLSWLVSGGIALAALAAMAIFRRVRASGAVVASVLALAALLAPPARAEEKAAPPATASAAPTGHVAEAAWPADFRKMYDAAEKGVPVLDEKARARFKALPTHAQQLFFAAAKAGTLSGGTHLAALLALDIDDRKVELVLGDNCFLCHSNPDLPDEILFRKREKTDPLRHLDIREVVADVHVRGGLMCAGCHGGKPTDLEMSADIGKRWPSSEVRHKDRSWIPEFCARCHSSSEFMRAYNPSLPVDQLLKYRTSKHGQLLLEKKDAKAAQCVSCHGVHGIRPPDSTNSLVYRENIPATCGTCHADAAYMKGYTKDDGVTPLPTNQLEQYKKSVHGLALLVKHDAGAPACNSCHGNHAALPPQVSFVSQVCRTCHAANGGLFDGSPHKKAFEKHGWPECETCHGKHDITRPTDEMLSDDPKGLCHACHAKFGEPKCDETAKYFYASITTLRTSHEALNHDVDRLAERGFDVDELRFQASAVNDALRKTRLGIHTFDRSDFTRNSDATAQALDGLKKGAANVWKEYRFRRNGLLLATVLISLFGVLLYLKIREVDRR
- a CDS encoding Rieske 2Fe-2S domain-containing protein, with protein sequence MESSLSREPDAGVSRRRWIDALLGTSFVAWAAAVVYPVLRYLTPLKDGGGANKVTLTDAQKTELGNNGFLIARLGTDRVLLLKDKDQKLRAMSAKCTHEGCTVQFVPADGIVWCACHNGKFAMDGRVISGPPPRPLAAFNVEGDLKGAVTVSRGSAA
- a CDS encoding S9 family peptidase translates to MKGVRAAAVLVALLAAGGSSSAFSQQPGYSGHGAESVPASVVAKYAAPPLDGAVSRRIQTMLDVRSPGLGIVSPDGSSLYFGWRITGTSQVFRLNAPKAFPVQMTGGEDRTSIDAVTPDGKWLVLSRDVGGQENPGLYLQPAGGGALKTVQKTEKVQTFLDFVSEDGKDLYFHANDVAADSYAIYRYDLASGTKTLVFGEKGLWAVADHAGTGAGLRLLLVKATGSFSTEYAEYVPATKAFTPLLGAGEATEWDAAYAAQPDELLVRTNKFSDFRRLYRWKKGGDATAKSFVEVLAPAGMDVAGFSIDLPRRHVYASLNDGGYSRLKVLDAKTFAPVDLPLPKDADQVYAGSATPDGRFVTIGVETAQAPRTSYVWDWEKKILTQWVLPSAPEVDLPAFVSAKLMTYPAKDGTKIPMFVRFPKGCAPGENAAQDPCPVIVEFHGGPEAQATPGFSPYAQMFVDAGFVYVEPNVRGSDGYGKTWLDADNGPKRLDVISDIDDAGKWIRANWGRNGKAPKVGVTGGSYGGYATLVAMTMFAGTYDAGAAEVGISNLETFLRNTAPYRRILRISEYGDPDKDADALKKLSPVTYLDRVKAPLLVIQGVNDPRVPAGEAIQVHDLLEKRGIPAPLILFADEGHGASKRANQVLSMGHVIRFFEQNLKGTK